The Solanum lycopersicum chromosome 6, SLM_r2.1 genome has a window encoding:
- the LOC101254497 gene encoding gibberellin 20 oxidase 2-like: protein MDIDSIITNDKSSMVDEKNSLIFDASQMKHGKKDCAIPQELHAPLIDLGGFFSGDPTTMQEASRLVGEACKSHGFFLVVNHGVDENLISNAHRNMDMFFSLPLSEKLKAERKIGEHCGYASSFTGTFLSKLPWKETLSFQYSAKEHSSHIVEEYFQKTMGKSFNNLGKVYQEYCNSMSKLSLRIMELLGMSLGVQKENFKDFFEDNESIMRINYYPPCHNPELTLGTWPHYDPTSLTILHQDGVSGLQVFVDNEWHSINPNYNAFVVNIGDTFMALSNGIFKSCLHRAVVNNYIPRKSLVFFLCPDKDKVVRPPTELVDFNKPRIYPDFTWPTLLEFTQKHHPADTNTLQAFSNWLQHNNVQP, encoded by the exons ATGGATATAGATAGTATAATCACAAATGATAAATCGTCTATGGTAGATGagaaaaattcattaatttttgaTGCATCCCAAATGAAACACGGCAAGAAGGATTGTGCAATACCACAAGAGCTTCATGCTCCCCTTATTGACTTAGGGGGTTTCTTTTCTGGTGACCCTACCACAATGCAAGAAGCATCTAGGCTTGTTGGTGAAGCCTGCAAGAGTCACGGTTTCTTCCTTGTGGTGAACCACGGAGTTGATGAAAATCTCATCTCTAATGCCCATCGAAACATGGACATGTTCTTTAGCTTGCCTCTCTCTGAAAAGTTAAAAGCTGAGAGAAAAATTGGTGAACATTGTGGCTATGCCAGCAGCTTTACTGGAACATTTTTGTCAAAGTTGCCTTGGAAAGAGACACTCTCTTTTCAATACTCTGCTAAAGAACACTCATCGCATATAGTTGAAGAGTATTTCCAAAAGACAATGGGAAAAAGTTTTAACAATCTTGG GAAGGTTTATCAAGAATATTGCAATTCGATGAGCAAACTTTCTCTAAGGATCATGGAGCTCTTAGGGATGAGTCTAGGAGTACAGAAGGAAAACTTCAAAGATTTTTTCGAAGATAATGAATCCATAATGAGAATCAACTACTATCCACCATGTCATAATCCAGAGCTCACATTAGGAACATGGCCTCATTATGATCCAACATCATTAACCATTCTCCATCAAGATGGTGTTAGTGGACTTCAAGTTTTTGTGGATAATGAATGGCATTCAATCAATCCAAATTACAATGCTTTTGTGGTTAACATAGGCGACacatttatg GCGCTATCAAATGGAATATTCAAAAGTTGCTTGCATAGAGCAGTGGTAAACAACTATATTCCTAGGAAATCActagttttctttctttgtccAGACAAAGATAAGGTGGTGAGACCACCAACCGAATTGGTGGACTTCAATAAACCTCGAATTTATCCTGACTTCACATGGCCTACCCTCCTTGAGTTTACACAGAAGCATCACCCAGCTGATACAAACACACTTCAAGCTTTCTCAAATTGGCTTCAACACAATAATGTGCAACCTTAA